The Methanoplanus sp. FWC-SCC4 genome has a window encoding:
- a CDS encoding ABC transporter permease has translation MTYSYLLYIGVFGAAVITYLWLRDARIFYRTAFPGYRKAAYYGVFYTALGLTGLLFVFRGYELVGLGMILLALYLQGNIQKEKDHLWSKDSTTLDRILGNVRIQTKK, from the coding sequence ATGACATACAGCTACCTTCTTTATATTGGTGTATTCGGTGCAGCCGTAATTACTTACCTGTGGCTCAGGGATGCAAGGATTTTTTACAGGACAGCATTTCCGGGTTACCGAAAAGCAGCCTATTACGGCGTATTCTATACAGCACTCGGCCTTACCGGACTTTTGTTTGTATTCCGGGGGTATGAGCTCGTGGGCCTTGGTATGATACTTCTCGCCCTTTACCTTCAGGGTAATATCCAAAAAGAAAAGGATCATTTATGGTCAAAAGATTCAACCACGCTTGATCGCATACTTGGAAACGTCAGAATACAGACAAAAAAATAA
- the larB gene encoding nickel pincer cofactor biosynthesis protein LarB, with product MSNNQNLKDVLESFRSGDITLQEAETQISGLRLDIVGDYARIDSGRSVRCGIPEVVLAENKDTDHLLEIVEAMVTGNGRCIASRVLDFQAGELEKLCKRLGYEFTYNPKGRTFVASRVPPPEKTGGIVGIVTAGTSDIRVAEEARVIAEEMGCVVKTAYDVGAAGIHRLFPVIKDLLDVHAFVVCAGREGTLPTVIAGLVDKPVVGVPVSVGYGFMGEGQAALASMLQSCAVLTVVNIDAGFTAGAYAARIANQVVLK from the coding sequence ATGAGCAACAATCAGAATCTAAAAGATGTCCTGGAAAGTTTTCGTTCGGGCGATATAACTTTGCAGGAGGCTGAGACGCAAATTAGCGGTCTGCGTCTTGACATAGTCGGGGATTATGCACGTATTGATAGCGGGAGGAGTGTACGCTGCGGGATTCCCGAGGTTGTTTTGGCTGAAAACAAGGATACTGATCATCTTCTTGAAATTGTCGAAGCAATGGTAACCGGCAACGGACGCTGTATTGCATCCCGTGTTCTCGATTTTCAGGCAGGGGAACTTGAAAAATTGTGCAAAAGGCTCGGGTATGAGTTTACATACAATCCAAAAGGGCGCACTTTCGTTGCATCAAGAGTTCCCCCGCCTGAAAAAACAGGGGGCATTGTCGGTATAGTCACGGCAGGAACTTCTGATATCAGGGTTGCAGAGGAGGCACGCGTGATTGCAGAGGAGATGGGGTGTGTTGTAAAGACCGCCTATGATGTCGGGGCTGCAGGGATTCACCGTCTGTTTCCGGTTATAAAAGACCTGCTGGATGTGCATGCCTTTGTTGTGTGTGCCGGACGTGAAGGCACACTTCCGACAGTAATTGCAGGTCTTGTGGATAAACCTGTGGTGGGGGTTCCGGTAAGTGTCGGTTACGGATTTATGGGTGAGGGTCAGGCGGCGCTTGCAAGCATGCTTCAGTCGTGTGCAGTCCTTACCGTTGTAAATATTGATGCCGGATTTACCGCAGGAGCGTATGCGGCGAGAATTGCAAACCAGGTGGTTTTAAAATGA
- a CDS encoding nicotinamide-nucleotide adenylyltransferase produces the protein MTVDRGLYIGRFQPYHNGHQSVLERISKLVDEIIIGVGSAQLSHEVRNPFTAGERIMMITRSLEDLDCRYYVIPIEDLQRNALWVAHVRSMAPPFERVFSSNPLVVELFRERGIVVESPEMYERESHSGTEIRRRMLLGENWQELVPPAVVDVIEEIDGVKRLCHISGTD, from the coding sequence ATGACGGTTGACAGAGGACTTTATATCGGGCGTTTTCAGCCTTATCACAACGGACACCAGTCAGTTCTGGAGAGAATCTCAAAACTGGTTGATGAGATAATAATCGGTGTTGGGAGTGCACAGCTAAGCCATGAGGTCCGGAATCCCTTCACGGCAGGTGAGCGTATCATGATGATCACCCGCTCTTTAGAGGATCTGGACTGCCGGTACTATGTAATACCGATTGAGGATTTGCAGAGAAATGCACTGTGGGTTGCACATGTGCGTTCTATGGCTCCCCCGTTTGAGAGGGTCTTTTCAAGCAATCCTCTTGTGGTGGAACTTTTCAGGGAGAGGGGTATTGTTGTCGAATCACCTGAGATGTATGAAAGGGAGAGCCACAGCGGAACTGAAATAAGACGCAGAATGCTTCTTGGAGAGAACTGGCAGGAACTTGTTCCTCCTGCGGTTGTTGATGTGATAGAAGAGATCGATGGTGTAAAACGCCTGTGCCATATTTCCGGAACAGACTGA